In a genomic window of Nostoc sp. UHCC 0870:
- a CDS encoding N-acetylmuramoyl-L-alanine amidase family protein, whose amino-acid sequence MKFIPLLIGLIALNSLANSSVTWAQDKTLNLADSSVISHRGHKPLSGLKIVLNAGHGGTELGAAGATGLLAKDLNLQVTKLLQDELVRRGATVVMIREDDRDISLAERQKIIDQESPAIALTFHYRSLPDDGDAENTRGVSSYWYHPQAHSLAVLLHNRLVNDLGRPSYGLYWQNLALTRPYTAPSVLLELGFISNPDDFEQAINPQEQKKLVKTLAEGITEWFRSL is encoded by the coding sequence GTGAAATTCATACCGCTACTAATAGGATTAATAGCTTTAAATTCTCTGGCAAATTCCAGCGTAACTTGGGCGCAAGATAAAACTCTGAATCTGGCTGATTCCTCTGTAATTTCCCACAGAGGACACAAACCTTTATCTGGACTCAAAATTGTACTGAATGCTGGACATGGTGGTACAGAATTGGGTGCAGCTGGGGCTACTGGTTTGTTAGCAAAAGACTTGAATTTGCAAGTAACTAAGTTATTGCAGGATGAGTTAGTGAGGCGGGGTGCAACTGTAGTGATGATTAGGGAAGACGATCGAGACATATCCCTTGCAGAACGTCAGAAAATTATAGATCAAGAATCACCTGCGATCGCTCTTACATTTCACTATCGATCCCTCCCAGATGATGGTGATGCGGAAAATACCAGAGGTGTAAGTAGCTATTGGTATCATCCCCAAGCCCATAGCCTAGCTGTCTTACTACACAACCGCTTAGTTAATGATTTGGGTAGGCCTTCTTATGGTTTGTATTGGCAGAATTTAGCACTCACACGTCCCTATACTGCACCATCAGTGTTATTAGAGTTAGGTTTTATAAGCAACCCTGACGATTTTGAACAGGCGATAAATCCCCAGGAACAGAAGAAGTTAGTCAAAACTCTAGCAGAGGGTATTACTGAATGGTTTAGAAGCCTGTAA
- a CDS encoding pentapeptide repeat-containing protein — MANKFTNANLRGKDFRGKNLKGVDFSHADIRGANFSNAILVCANFTSAKAGLPIFQVIISVFLSLIVSLFAGLIAAYGGAIIGDLLSGNANISPGFGVIAIFTVTFFLIIILWQGLGLILATLAEVVAACTIILLALFPENEIGTSSAVGAILVILAIAGSIVGVMNMALAVAVARAMVLPGIVSLTGLMALVGAVVGGLLGVRSQVSAYIMAGIVGLVAIAIGIYVGWEAITGNQKYLLIRSLAISIVSQGGTSFRGANLTDANFTQANLKSVDFRQATLTRTCWLQTKNLAQARLEGTYLENTKLRQLVITKEGSENNFDRLNLRELNLENANLQDASFIGTDLSEANLQNANLAGAKLAQAQLYQTILNQACLTGAYIQNWGISTDTNLEDIKCDYIYMQLPTKDDPDPCRKPDNRREIFQPGDFAEFIAPIIKTLNLYQTQNIDPRQVANKFKTLDLFHYEGIDPTAAAIAVTQLAQNHPEAGLEIVALEGRGKDKIRLQAIVANDANRSELYQEYFQKYSEIQSLSYSDLQALLLGIKEKEERIQSLEKLLENAIHQPKFYVETYQNQGEIFMSQSKGNVNISGSQGNISGISAVGENSAMTGVAIGAISGSVTNTINELPPSSEPDKPGIKELLTELQTAIEADKNLGDEDKAEALEQIKAIAEAGQKPEDGAMQKAAKTALKFLKGTIADLPTTANLVESCTKLLPLITKFFGLP; from the coding sequence ATGGCAAATAAATTTACCAATGCTAATTTAAGGGGTAAAGACTTCCGGGGAAAAAATCTCAAGGGAGTCGATTTTAGTCATGCTGATATCCGTGGCGCGAACTTTAGTAATGCTATTCTCGTTTGTGCAAATTTCACCTCTGCTAAGGCTGGATTGCCAATTTTCCAGGTAATTATTTCTGTTTTTTTATCACTAATTGTATCATTATTTGCCGGATTAATTGCTGCTTATGGTGGTGCAATTATTGGGGATTTGTTAAGTGGTAATGCTAACATATCCCCTGGTTTTGGAGTAATAGCAATATTTACTGTAACGTTTTTTTTAATTATTATTCTCTGGCAAGGTTTAGGGTTAATACTAGCAACATTAGCTGAAGTAGTAGCTGCTTGCACGATTATTTTATTAGCATTGTTTCCCGAAAATGAAATAGGAACTTCTTCGGCAGTTGGAGCAATATTAGTGATACTGGCTATAGCTGGCTCAATTGTTGGTGTGATGAATATGGCTTTAGCTGTAGCTGTCGCCAGAGCTATGGTTTTACCGGGAATTGTGAGTTTAACGGGATTAATGGCTTTAGTTGGTGCTGTTGTTGGTGGATTATTGGGAGTGCGATCGCAAGTTTCAGCATACATCATGGCTGGCATAGTTGGTTTAGTGGCGATCGCTATCGGTATTTATGTAGGATGGGAAGCTATAACCGGAAATCAAAAATACTTACTCATTCGCTCTTTAGCCATTAGTATTGTCTCCCAAGGTGGAACTAGCTTTCGTGGTGCAAATTTAACTGATGCGAACTTTACCCAAGCTAACCTCAAAAGTGTAGACTTCCGCCAAGCTACCCTCACCCGCACTTGTTGGTTGCAAACAAAAAATCTAGCTCAAGCGCGTTTAGAAGGTACATATTTAGAAAACACTAAATTACGGCAGTTAGTTATTACCAAAGAAGGGAGCGAAAATAATTTTGATCGCTTAAACCTCAGAGAACTAAATCTAGAAAATGCTAATTTACAAGATGCTAGTTTTATTGGCACAGATTTGAGTGAAGCTAATTTACAAAATGCTAATTTAGCAGGGGCAAAACTTGCTCAAGCACAGCTATATCAAACTATTTTAAATCAAGCTTGTTTAACAGGAGCTTATATTCAAAACTGGGGAATTTCCACTGATACTAACCTTGAAGATATCAAATGTGATTACATCTATATGCAGCTACCAACCAAGGATGATCCTGATCCTTGTCGTAAACCTGATAATCGGCGGGAAATTTTTCAACCAGGGGACTTTGCAGAATTTATCGCCCCAATTATTAAAACACTTAACCTCTACCAAACGCAAAATATTGATCCGCGTCAAGTAGCTAATAAATTCAAAACTCTAGACTTATTTCACTATGAAGGTATTGATCCAACTGCTGCGGCGATCGCTGTGACTCAATTAGCACAAAATCACCCAGAAGCCGGATTAGAAATTGTGGCTTTAGAAGGCAGAGGAAAAGATAAAATTCGCCTGCAAGCTATAGTAGCTAACGATGCCAATCGCTCAGAACTTTATCAAGAATATTTTCAAAAATATAGTGAAATTCAGTCTTTGTCTTATAGTGATTTACAAGCCTTACTTTTAGGAATTAAAGAAAAAGAGGAAAGGATTCAAAGTTTAGAAAAACTGCTGGAAAATGCCATACATCAGCCCAAGTTTTATGTGGAAACATATCAAAATCAAGGAGAAATTTTCATGTCACAAAGTAAAGGAAATGTCAATATCAGTGGTTCTCAAGGTAATATTAGTGGGATTTCTGCCGTGGGTGAAAACTCTGCAATGACAGGTGTTGCTATTGGTGCAATTAGTGGCAGTGTTACCAATACTATTAATGAATTACCCCCATCTTCTGAACCAGATAAACCAGGAATTAAAGAACTACTGACTGAATTACAAACGGCTATTGAAGCTGACAAAAATCTAGGTGATGAAGACAAAGCAGAAGCCTTAGAACAGATTAAAGCAATTGCAGAAGCAGGTCAAAAGCCAGAAGATGGAGCAATGCAGAAAGCAGCAAAAACAGCTTTGAAATTTTTGAAAGGTACAATTGCTGACTTGCCTACAACAGCAAATTTAGTTGAATCCTGTACTAAATTGTTGCCTTTAATTACTAAATTCTTCGGATTACCATAA
- a CDS encoding HEAT repeat domain-containing protein: protein MLKNTRTYPTAILTTLAFIGIVISTNTQAIAKTPLTQPQCTEVKIQKHIQQLNQGDPADFNAVVACKSKAVPSLIKSLNSLNENLRITMIAALGEIGAEASPAVPLLNNLLDNKSKDVRVVAANALRKIGKDPVPALIRTLGNTSPTIREEAADALGRLGIEAKAAVPALINALQDSDSSVRAHAADALGEIGTQAKDVVPALINALKDPDNNVRVYAAYALGEFGMEAEAKKAVPVLINALQDPNRDFVAHVAYALSRIEDYVRALILALQNPDPQVRAQAADTLGKLNRYAEYAYRADLFEDVSLALNNASKDPDSYVRDRAAYAIISLEEREATSVFLVKEATSTHVSNNPPIMCKIPIIRSVLKWKCPSVVRLNSNGK from the coding sequence ATGCTGAAAAATACTAGAACATATCCAACCGCTATCTTGACGACTCTAGCTTTCATTGGGATTGTAATTAGTACAAATACTCAAGCGATCGCTAAAACTCCATTAACTCAGCCTCAATGTACTGAGGTAAAAATTCAAAAGCATATCCAGCAATTAAATCAGGGCGATCCTGCTGATTTTAATGCCGTGGTAGCCTGTAAGTCTAAAGCCGTTCCATCTCTCATCAAAAGTCTAAATAGCTTAAATGAAAACCTCCGCATCACTATGATTGCTGCACTGGGTGAAATTGGTGCGGAAGCATCACCAGCAGTACCTTTGTTGAATAATTTATTAGATAACAAAAGCAAAGATGTCCGGGTAGTCGCTGCCAATGCTCTCAGAAAAATTGGTAAAGATCCTGTTCCCGCTTTAATTCGCACTTTAGGAAATACATCTCCTACTATACGCGAAGAGGCTGCTGATGCTTTAGGAAGACTTGGTATAGAGGCAAAAGCAGCTGTTCCGGCTCTGATTAATGCACTCCAAGATTCAGATAGTAGTGTTCGCGCTCATGCTGCTGATGCACTGGGAGAAATTGGCACACAAGCAAAAGATGTTGTGCCGGCTTTGATTAATGCACTGAAAGACCCAGATAATAATGTGCGCGTTTATGCGGCTTATGCTCTAGGAGAATTTGGTATGGAAGCAGAAGCAAAAAAAGCTGTTCCGGTGCTGATTAACGCACTCCAAGATCCAAATCGTGATTTTGTCGCTCATGTAGCCTATGCGTTGAGCAGAATTGAAGATTATGTCCGCGCTTTAATTCTGGCTCTACAAAATCCTGACCCTCAAGTACGCGCTCAAGCGGCTGATACTTTAGGGAAGCTTAACCGTTATGCAGAATATGCGTATCGGGCGGATCTGTTTGAAGATGTTTCTCTGGCTCTGAATAACGCAAGCAAAGATCCAGATAGCTATGTTCGCGATCGCGCAGCTTATGCAATTATTAGCCTTGAGGAAAGAGAAGCCACAAGTGTATTCTTAGTAAAAGAAGCAACATCTACTCATGTCAGCAACAACCCACCGATTATGTGTAAAATCCCAATAATCAGGTCTGTACTGAAATGGAAATGCCCCTCAGTAGTACGGTTGAATAGTAATGGCAAATAA
- a CDS encoding N-acetylmuramoyl-L-alanine amidase, whose translation MKKFLVPVILSCFISSSVALAEPNPSLKVVYPQTNHQTSAEKIFFIGTAPPNGQVLINGTPITRSQSGHFAPSFPLKLGENIFEIRHQNQVLQIKVNRISTQPEIPQGLAFAQGSLTPVADIARLPGELICFSAIAPPNASVSVKLANQTVALLPQPQQAQLPSNLAALTGQNQPTTQSSVGKYEGCTTFPVPASDSFTQLDGNNIISGTVVPDSRQNIDLGKPEFQLRLNGKTITQPGTGKITILSPAQLPVAEVTVEAGVARTGASTDHSRLTPLPQGTRATVTGKEGEWLRLDYGAWINSKETRILPGAIPPRSIIRSVGYRRLPGATEMVFPLQTRVPVSVQQGNNSFTLTLYNTTAQTDIIRLDDDPLISRLDWQQVAPGQIQYTFNLKKNQQWGYKLRYNGTTLVLVLRHPPVIKQNKQKPLSGIKILLDPGHGGKESGAVGPTGYLEKDVNLVVSKLLRDELVKRGAMVVMTRETDQEVSLPERQAIINREEPAIALSIHYNALPDAGDAENTKGVGMFWYHPQAHSLAIFMQNHLVEKLGRPSYGVFWNNLALTRPATAPSVLLELGFMSNPNEFEWVTNPQEQKKLAKTLADGITEWFRSVK comes from the coding sequence GTGAAAAAATTCCTAGTCCCAGTTATCTTAAGCTGCTTTATCTCCTCCTCTGTAGCATTGGCAGAACCTAATCCATCGCTGAAAGTTGTTTATCCCCAAACTAACCACCAGACTAGTGCAGAAAAAATCTTTTTTATTGGCACAGCACCACCTAATGGACAAGTTCTCATTAATGGTACGCCAATTACCCGCAGTCAGTCTGGTCATTTTGCGCCAAGTTTCCCATTAAAGTTGGGAGAAAATATCTTTGAAATACGTCACCAAAATCAAGTGCTTCAGATTAAGGTGAATAGAATCAGCACCCAGCCTGAGATACCCCAAGGATTAGCCTTTGCTCAAGGTTCTCTGACACCAGTCGCCGACATTGCCAGACTACCGGGAGAACTAATTTGTTTTAGCGCAATTGCACCCCCTAACGCCAGTGTCTCTGTAAAATTGGCTAATCAAACCGTGGCACTTTTACCTCAACCGCAACAGGCACAACTACCCAGCAATTTGGCAGCGTTGACGGGGCAGAATCAACCCACTACCCAGTCTAGCGTAGGCAAATATGAGGGTTGCACTACATTTCCAGTACCTGCTTCTGATTCCTTCACCCAACTTGATGGTAATAACATCATCTCTGGTACTGTTGTCCCAGATTCACGTCAAAATATCGATCTGGGTAAACCGGAATTTCAACTAAGGCTGAATGGTAAGACGATAACTCAACCAGGAACTGGCAAAATTACTATCCTTTCACCAGCACAGTTACCAGTCGCAGAGGTGACAGTAGAGGCTGGTGTGGCTCGTACTGGTGCTAGTACCGACCATTCTCGACTTACTCCACTACCCCAGGGAACACGGGCAACTGTCACAGGAAAAGAAGGTGAATGGTTGCGTTTAGACTATGGTGCTTGGATTAATAGCAAGGAAACCCGTATTTTACCAGGAGCTATTCCGCCACGCTCAATTATTCGCAGTGTCGGATATCGAAGACTTCCCGGTGCAACAGAGATGGTTTTCCCCCTACAAACTCGTGTACCTGTGAGTGTGCAACAAGGCAATAACTCTTTTACATTGACACTCTACAACACCACTGCCCAAACTGATATCATTCGCCTGGATGATGACCCCCTGATTTCTCGCCTAGATTGGCAGCAGGTAGCCCCAGGACAGATTCAATACACCTTTAACCTCAAAAAAAATCAACAGTGGGGATATAAGCTGAGATATAACGGTACAACCCTGGTTTTAGTTTTGCGTCATCCGCCTGTTATCAAGCAAAATAAGCAAAAACCCCTATCTGGTATCAAGATTCTACTAGATCCAGGGCATGGTGGTAAAGAATCTGGTGCAGTTGGGCCGACTGGATATTTAGAAAAAGATGTAAATTTAGTTGTTTCTAAGTTGCTGCGGGATGAATTAGTCAAACGGGGTGCAATGGTGGTGATGACGAGGGAAACTGATCAAGAAGTTTCTCTGCCAGAGCGTCAAGCAATTATAAATCGAGAAGAGCCTGCGATCGCACTTTCGATTCATTACAACGCCTTACCCGACGCTGGCGATGCGGAAAATACCAAGGGTGTGGGTATGTTTTGGTATCATCCCCAGGCGCATAGTCTTGCTATTTTTATGCAAAACCATCTAGTAGAGAAACTCGGTAGACCTTCCTACGGCGTATTTTGGAATAACTTAGCCTTGACACGCCCAGCAACCGCACCCTCGGTATTATTAGAGTTGGGTTTTATGAGCAATCCCAATGAATTTGAATGGGTGACAAATCCCCAAGAACAGAAAAAGTTAGCCAAAACTTTAGCAGATGGAATAACTGAATGGTTTAGAAGCGTTAAGTAG
- a CDS encoding CTP synthase, which translates to MTKFIFVTGGVVSSIGKGIVAASLGRLLKSRDYSVSILKLDPYINVDPGTMSPFQHGEVFVTQDGAETDLDLGHYERFTDTLMSRLNSVTTGSIYQAVITSERRGDYNGGTVQVIPHITNEIKKRILLVAQATNPSVVITEIGGTVGDIESLPFLEAIRQLRKEVGRQNVLYMHVTLVPYIASAGEMKTKPTQHSVKELRSIGIQPDILVCRSDRPVPMGLKQKMSEFCDVPVGCVITAQDASSIYEVPLILEREGLAEQTLDLLQMEQRQPNLEKWQTMVERLYSPKHTVEIAIVGKYVRLSDAYLSVVEALRHASFATYGDLRLRWVNSEDLENESAEKYLAGVDGVLVPGGFGTRGVDGKIAAIKYARDRQIPFLGLCLGMQCAVIEWARNVGDLTGANSAEFDPSTNYPVINLLPDQQDVVDLGGTMRLGVYPCHILPNTLASQLYQAEVIDERHRHRYEFNNTYRQLLLDSGYVISGTSPDGRLVEIVELPQHPFFIACQFHPEFQSRPSNPHPLFKGFLQAAIARNHPTANVQTPVEVS; encoded by the coding sequence ATGACTAAGTTTATCTTTGTAACTGGAGGTGTGGTTTCCAGTATTGGCAAAGGCATTGTAGCAGCAAGTCTGGGCCGTTTACTCAAATCACGGGATTATTCAGTGTCGATTTTGAAACTCGACCCCTATATTAATGTTGATCCAGGCACAATGAGTCCTTTTCAGCATGGGGAAGTGTTTGTTACCCAAGACGGTGCAGAAACCGATTTAGACTTGGGACACTACGAACGCTTTACTGATACCTTGATGTCGCGGCTCAACAGCGTTACCACTGGTTCAATTTATCAAGCTGTAATTACTAGTGAACGTCGTGGTGACTACAATGGTGGCACTGTACAGGTGATTCCCCATATTACTAATGAAATCAAAAAACGGATTTTATTAGTTGCTCAAGCTACTAATCCGTCTGTAGTGATTACAGAAATTGGCGGTACTGTAGGCGATATTGAATCACTACCGTTTTTGGAAGCCATTCGTCAGCTACGCAAAGAGGTAGGACGGCAAAATGTGCTGTATATGCACGTTACCCTAGTACCTTATATTGCTTCGGCGGGGGAAATGAAAACCAAGCCGACGCAACATTCAGTCAAGGAACTGAGATCCATTGGCATTCAACCAGATATTTTAGTATGCCGGAGCGATCGCCCCGTCCCAATGGGATTAAAGCAAAAAATGTCAGAGTTCTGTGATGTGCCTGTAGGGTGTGTCATCACTGCCCAAGATGCTAGCAGTATCTATGAAGTCCCACTAATTCTAGAACGGGAAGGACTGGCAGAACAAACTCTAGATTTGTTGCAGATGGAACAACGCCAGCCAAATCTAGAAAAATGGCAAACGATGGTAGAAAGATTATACAGTCCCAAACACACTGTAGAAATCGCCATTGTTGGTAAATATGTCCGTTTGAGTGATGCTTATTTATCTGTAGTTGAAGCATTACGCCATGCTTCCTTTGCCACATACGGAGATTTACGCCTGCGGTGGGTAAATTCAGAAGATTTGGAAAACGAATCAGCAGAAAAATATCTGGCGGGTGTAGATGGTGTACTTGTACCAGGAGGTTTTGGTACGCGTGGAGTAGATGGCAAAATTGCTGCTATTAAATACGCCCGCGATCGCCAAATCCCCTTCCTCGGTTTATGCTTGGGAATGCAATGTGCTGTCATTGAATGGGCAAGAAATGTTGGCGATTTAACAGGTGCTAACAGTGCAGAATTTGATCCATCTACTAATTACCCAGTTATTAACCTGTTGCCAGATCAACAAGATGTCGTAGATTTAGGCGGAACAATGCGCTTGGGTGTATATCCTTGCCATATTCTCCCCAATACTCTGGCATCCCAACTGTATCAAGCAGAAGTCATTGATGAACGACATCGCCATCGCTATGAGTTTAATAATACATATCGCCAATTATTATTAGATTCTGGCTATGTTATCAGTGGAACTTCCCCTGACGGACGCTTAGTAGAGATTGTAGAATTGCCGCAACATCCATTTTTTATCGCGTGTCAATTCCATCCAGAGTTTCAATCCCGCCCTAGCAACCCCCATCCTTTATTTAAAGGCTTCTTGCAGGCTGCGATCGCTCGCAATCATCCCACTGCTAACGTACAAACTCCTGTAGAGGTATCTTAA
- a CDS encoding ROK family protein codes for MGNSQVIGIDLGGTAIKLGRFSQDGSCLQSLTIATPQPATPEAVFAVMVDAIAQIDPDNQTIAIGVGTPGPADATRRIAQIAINLPGWQNIPLADWLEAKIGKPTIIENDANCAGVAEAWLGAGRQFRNFILLTLGTGVGGAIILNGNLFVGHQGAAGELGLITLQADGPMCKSGNQGSLEQYTSVKAIRRLTGKEPVELGMLAQSGDVNALAFWAEYGRYLGIGLTSLIYVLTPEAVIIGGGVSASVEFFLPAVKAEIAQRVMPTSRAGLQILPAQLGNSAGMVGAAKLAWELIRNS; via the coding sequence GTGGGGAATTCTCAAGTAATCGGGATTGATTTGGGGGGAACAGCTATTAAATTGGGGCGATTCAGTCAAGATGGTAGTTGTCTGCAATCTTTGACTATCGCCACACCACAACCTGCGACACCGGAGGCTGTGTTTGCTGTTATGGTGGATGCGATCGCACAAATTGACCCAGATAATCAAACTATAGCTATCGGTGTAGGTACTCCTGGCCCGGCTGATGCTACAAGACGCATTGCTCAAATTGCGATTAATTTACCAGGATGGCAGAATATACCTCTGGCTGATTGGTTAGAAGCTAAAATTGGCAAGCCGACTATTATCGAGAATGATGCTAATTGTGCCGGTGTGGCTGAGGCTTGGTTAGGTGCAGGTCGCCAATTTCGCAATTTTATTCTGTTAACCCTGGGTACTGGTGTTGGTGGTGCAATTATTCTGAATGGCAACTTGTTTGTGGGACATCAAGGTGCAGCTGGAGAATTAGGATTAATCACACTCCAAGCTGATGGGCCAATGTGTAAGAGTGGTAATCAAGGCTCTTTAGAACAATACACCTCAGTTAAAGCCATTCGTCGTCTGACCGGCAAAGAACCTGTGGAATTAGGAATGCTAGCACAATCAGGAGATGTCAATGCGTTAGCATTTTGGGCAGAATATGGCAGGTATTTAGGTATTGGTTTAACTAGTTTAATTTACGTTTTAACACCAGAAGCTGTGATTATTGGTGGTGGCGTTAGTGCTAGTGTTGAGTTTTTCTTACCAGCTGTCAAGGCAGAAATTGCACAGCGCGTCATGCCAACCTCTCGCGCTGGGTTACAAATTCTTCCCGCACAATTAGGTAACTCAGCAGGTATGGTAGGTGCTGCTAAGTTGGCATGGGAGTTAATTCGTAATTCGTAA
- a CDS encoding ABC transporter permease: MTITKRHLPKLISFAKNPSLSQKLMLIGLAITLFFIFLAFFAPVLQSWGWLQNPKEFLSNPIQEAPSAKHWFGTSRLGHDVFSRTIFGAQAALQVVILATALSMIIGVPLGMLSGYLGGKLDKVLLFMMDSIYTLPGLLLSVTLAFVVGRGILNAAIAISIAYIPQYYRVVRNHTVSVKTEVFIEAAQAMGASTWVVLSRYLFLNVIQSVPVLFTLNAADAILVLGGLGFLGLGLPEEVPEWGYDLKQALEALPTGIWWTTLFPGLAMTFMVVGLSLLGEGLNEFVNPRLRGENRNRK; this comes from the coding sequence ATGACCATTACTAAACGTCATCTGCCAAAGTTGATCAGTTTTGCTAAAAATCCCAGTCTTTCCCAAAAATTAATGCTCATTGGGTTAGCCATTACCTTGTTCTTTATTTTCCTGGCTTTCTTTGCGCCTGTACTGCAATCTTGGGGATGGCTACAAAATCCGAAAGAATTTCTCTCGAACCCGATACAAGAAGCACCATCTGCTAAACATTGGTTTGGTACTAGCCGTTTAGGACATGATGTGTTCTCTCGGACGATATTTGGCGCACAAGCCGCTCTACAAGTGGTGATTTTGGCTACCGCGCTGAGTATGATAATTGGTGTACCTCTGGGGATGCTGAGTGGCTACCTGGGTGGTAAGTTAGATAAGGTGTTGTTGTTTATGATGGATAGTATCTACACCTTACCAGGACTGCTGCTTTCCGTGACACTAGCGTTTGTTGTAGGTCGAGGCATATTAAACGCTGCGATCGCTATTAGTATTGCATACATTCCTCAATATTATCGAGTCGTCCGTAATCATACGGTCAGCGTCAAAACAGAAGTGTTTATTGAAGCGGCTCAAGCAATGGGTGCTTCTACTTGGGTTGTGCTTTCTAGATATCTATTTTTAAACGTCATTCAAAGCGTACCTGTACTCTTTACCCTTAACGCCGCCGATGCCATTTTAGTATTAGGTGGTTTGGGCTTTTTAGGGCTAGGCTTACCCGAAGAAGTGCCAGAATGGGGATACGATTTAAAACAAGCTCTAGAAGCCTTACCTACAGGTATTTGGTGGACTACCCTTTTCCCTGGTTTAGCGATGACTTTTATGGTGGTAGGGTTATCACTACTTGGTGAGGGGTTAAATGAATTTGTCAATCCCCGATTACGGGGAGAAAATAGAAACCGGAAATAG
- a CDS encoding DUF2141 domain-containing protein, with translation MRTKIPVGVMLLTMLGNLVLTSSVQANFNGKLTVEIDGLKNQTGLVCVNVFASSQGFPSDSKRVVSNQCSKISGTPLKLTFDNLKAGNYAVAVIHDKNSDGTLNTNALGIPKEGFGFSRNPAILTGPPKFSDAAFFLAGANTSIQIRLKYF, from the coding sequence ATGCGAACAAAAATCCCCGTTGGCGTGATGCTACTTACAATGCTAGGAAACCTAGTATTGACATCAAGTGTTCAAGCTAACTTCAACGGCAAACTAACCGTAGAAATTGATGGATTGAAAAACCAAACAGGGCTAGTCTGTGTCAATGTCTTTGCTAGCAGTCAAGGATTTCCCAGTGATAGCAAACGTGTCGTCAGCAATCAGTGTAGTAAAATTAGCGGAACTCCTTTAAAATTGACCTTTGATAATTTAAAAGCAGGTAATTATGCTGTCGCTGTAATTCACGATAAAAATAGCGATGGCACTTTAAATACAAATGCTCTAGGTATCCCTAAAGAAGGCTTTGGCTTTTCTAGAAACCCCGCAATTCTCACTGGTCCACCCAAATTTAGTGATGCAGCCTTTTTCTTAGCTGGAGCAAATACTAGTATTCAAATCCGGTTGAAATATTTCTAA